One part of the Coriobacteriia bacterium genome encodes these proteins:
- a CDS encoding redoxin domain-containing protein has translation MREDIRPGGRFPDYELRDHTNRMCKLSDLQGDDPMILTLLRGSYUPKDHQQLLELARFYPQIRVAYTQIVTITTDSLLELNEFRQSVGAQWPFLSDIGRTIQRDLGIEEYTDARDDPIIPHTLVLGPGLTIHKVYNGYWYWGRPSVYELALDLREVSSRVRPDWRIDTPEMRAKWDAGERDAFWPYGKSMIELFTRQDTVPVPDVAHGRDLTEEEIHRRRRGERGRT, from the coding sequence ATGCGCGAGGACATCCGGCCGGGCGGGCGATTCCCGGACTACGAACTGCGAGACCACACGAACAGGATGTGCAAGCTGTCCGACCTGCAGGGCGACGATCCGATGATACTGACGCTGCTGCGCGGCTCGTATTGACCCAAGGATCACCAGCAGTTGCTGGAACTCGCCCGGTTCTACCCCCAGATCCGCGTCGCCTACACGCAGATCGTCACGATCACGACCGACTCCCTCCTCGAGCTCAACGAGTTCCGTCAATCGGTGGGGGCGCAGTGGCCATTCCTCTCCGACATCGGAAGGACGATCCAGCGAGACCTGGGGATAGAGGAGTACACGGACGCGCGCGACGATCCGATCATCCCCCACACGCTCGTGCTCGGTCCCGGGCTGACGATCCACAAGGTGTACAACGGCTACTGGTACTGGGGACGACCGAGCGTCTACGAACTCGCGCTGGACCTGCGAGAGGTCTCGAGCCGGGTCCGGCCCGACTGGAGGATCGACACGCCCGAGATGCGCGCGAAGTGGGACGCGGGCGAGCGCGATGCGTTCTGGCCTTACGGCAAGAGCATGATCGAGCTGTTCACGAGACAGGACACCGTGCCGGTGCCCGACGTGGCGCATGGCCGGGATCTCACCGAGGAGGAGATCCATCGCAGGCGGAGAGGCGAGCGGGGAAGGACCTGA